Sequence from the bacterium genome:
GCGGCATGCCGTTGATGCGGCAGAGATCGCGGACGCTCAGCCCGTGCTGCCGCGCCACGCCGGCGAGCGTCTCGCCGCGCTTCACGACGTGCACGCTGCCGTCGGCCGCCCGCTCGCGGTCGGACTGCACCTCGGCGGTCCGCGCCGGGATGACCAGACGCTGTCCGGCGACGATCCGCCAGCCCTTGCCGAGGCGGTTGGCGGCGGCGATGTCCGCGGCGGCGACGCCGTAGATCCGCGAGATCGACGCCAGCGACTCGCCGCGCTTCACGACGTGGGCCCGCGGCTGCGCCGAGCGGCGCGCGACCTTCGGCGCCTGCGGGGCCTTCGGGTCGGCCGGCGCGGCGGCCGCGCGTCCCTTCTGGGCGAGCTGTTCCTGCGGCGCGGGCCGGCTCTTGCCGCCGGCGGGCGCGGCGACGCGGAGTTCGCGGCCGGCGACGAGCTTGATCGAGCGGCCCATGCCGTTCCACTTCTGGATGTCGGAGACCCGCACGCCGAACCGGCGCGCGACGCCGCTGAGCTGGTCGCCGCGCCGCACGGTGTAGACGCCGTTCACGGCCCGCTGCGCGGCGTTGCGCGGGGCCTGCGCGCGCTGCTGCGGCGCCGCGTCGGCGGCCGCGGCGGCCGCGTCCGGCCCCTGCGGCACGACGAGGACCATCCCGGCGTAGATCCGCGGCCGGCGGCCGAGCTGGTTCGCCTCGGCCAGCGCGCGCGACGACACGCCGTGCTGCCGCGCGATCCAAGCCAGCGACTCGCCGCGCCGCACGACGTGCTCGACCGGCGCGATCCGCTGGTCGGCGGGGACGGCGGCCAGACGGTCGGCGAACCCTTCGGCCGCGCCGACCGGCACCTTCAGGACGAAGTCCTTGTAGGCCGGGGGCGTGACCTGGCGGCGCAGCGCGGGGTTGAGCTGGCGCAGCGACTCGGGGTCGGTCCCGGCGACCGTCGCGAGGACGGAGAGGCTGGTGGACGACGGCACGACGACCGTTTCGAACTGCAGCGCCGGCGCCGGCGTCACGTCGAAGCCGAACCGCTTCGGGTCCTTGGCGACGATCGTGGCGGCGATGATCGCCGGCACGTAGTTGCGCGTCGCCAGCGGGAACTGCCGCAGGTTGGCCGGATCGAAGAAGTCCTTGCTGTTCGTGCGGGCCACGACCTTGCGCACGAAGTTCTCGCCGCAGTTGTACGAGGCCAGCGCGAGGTACCAGTCGCCGAACTCGGCGTAGAGGTCGCGCAGGTAGGCGGCCGAGGCGCGGGCCGACTTCTCCGGATCGGCGCGCTCGTCGAGCCACCAGTTGGTGACCAGCCCGTAGCGGCGGCCGGTCTCGGCGATGAACTGGTAGATGCCGCGCGCCGCGGCCGGCGAGTAGGCGCTGGTCTTGAAGCTCGACTCGACGTGGGCGAGGTAGACGAGGTCCTGCGGCACGCCCTCCTGGGCGAAGATCTGCCGCGCGCGCTCGACGTACATGCCGGAGCGCTCGATGCCGCCGGACATCACGCCGCGCAGGCCGTGCGTCCAGGCTTCGAGCCAGGCGTAGACCTGGTCGTTGAGGACCAGCGGGTAGTCCGCCGTGATCCCCTGCGCCGCCTTGCCGACCTCGGAGAGCAGCGTCTTGTCGAGCTGCGGCTCGGGGCTCTCGAGGATCTCGCCCGACGCCGCGGTCTCGGTCGCGTCGTCGTCGCTGTCGATCTCGGCGCGGATCTCCGACTCGCGCACCGCGCGGTCGCGCTCGGCCTCGATCTGCCGCGACTGCTCGGCGACCTGCGGGTCGGTCTGGGCGAGCGGGGCGAGGATCGCCACGGCGCGGTCCCACGCCTGCTGCGCCTCGTCCATCAGCCCCAAGCGGGCCTGCTCGCGGGCGAGAAGGACTTCCTCGATCGCGTGGTTGATCGTCTCCTGACGGTCGGAGCGCGAGGCGGCGACCGCCCCGGCGACCGGCGCGGCGGCCGGAGCGGCCGGACCGGCGGCCGTGGCGCAGCCGCAAAGAGTGAGCAGCGCGCCGAAGAGAAGAGCCGCAGGACGCCCGAAAGGCGCCGCGGACAAGGGACGGCGGAGAGTATGCTGAGCCAATGTCCTGCCTTCGCTGGGGTTCGGACCGCCCTCGGCGACGGCCCATACCGGAATGTTAGGTGCGCGCGTCCCGCCGCGTCAACAATTCAATGGCGACGCGGCGCTTCCGATGTTGACCGC
This genomic interval carries:
- a CDS encoding LysM peptidoglycan-binding domain-containing protein, translated to MSAAPFGRPAALLFGALLTLCGCATAAGPAAPAAAPVAGAVAASRSDRQETINHAIEEVLLAREQARLGLMDEAQQAWDRAVAILAPLAQTDPQVAEQSRQIEAERDRAVRESEIRAEIDSDDDATETAASGEILESPEPQLDKTLLSEVGKAAQGITADYPLVLNDQVYAWLEAWTHGLRGVMSGGIERSGMYVERARQIFAQEGVPQDLVYLAHVESSFKTSAYSPAAARGIYQFIAETGRRYGLVTNWWLDERADPEKSARASAAYLRDLYAEFGDWYLALASYNCGENFVRKVVARTNSKDFFDPANLRQFPLATRNYVPAIIAATIVAKDPKRFGFDVTPAPALQFETVVVPSSTSLSVLATVAGTDPESLRQLNPALRRQVTPPAYKDFVLKVPVGAAEGFADRLAAVPADQRIAPVEHVVRRGESLAWIARQHGVSSRALAEANQLGRRPRIYAGMVLVVPQGPDAAAAAADAAPQQRAQAPRNAAQRAVNGVYTVRRGDQLSGVARRFGVRVSDIQKWNGMGRSIKLVAGRELRVAAPAGGKSRPAPQEQLAQKGRAAAAPADPKAPQAPKVARRSAQPRAHVVKRGESLASISRIYGVAAADIAAANRLGKGWRIVAGQRLVIPARTAEVQSDRERAADGSVHVVKRGETLAGVARQHGLSVRDLCRINGMPQDTVIYPGEALTVAQ